In Methanothermus fervidus DSM 2088, a single genomic region encodes these proteins:
- a CDS encoding putative signal transduction protein with CBS domains (COGs: COG2524 transcriptional regulator protein~InterPro IPR003115: IPR000644: IPR013785: IPR016427~KEGG: mth:MTH1282 inosine-5'-monophosphate dehydrogenase related protein VI~PFAM: CBS domain containing protein; ParB domain protein nuclease~SMART: ParB domain protein nuclease; CBS domain containing protein~SPTR: O27343 Inosine-5'-monophosphate dehydrogenase related protein VI~PFAM: CBS domain; ParB-like nuclease domain) has product MADKALVKDYMTRKVICVTPETPTSELVELMKKTQHDGFPVTDDGKLVGMVTSFDLITNPSAKKVKEIMSTDVVVTRENMTIHDAARVMFREGVSRLPVVNGEGKVVGIITNTDIIRSHIERSTPTKVSYFRNTLKQIYNVKTEVKRKRIPLKKLRPTQGKIYADELKGRTYELKRGLAEPIIAVKTGDHYVIVDGHHRVVAAHKLGYKEIDAYVIHLDKDIKLGIEKSADKNKIYSIDDIEVIDEVQHPLTTITTVKRRKDEDTK; this is encoded by the coding sequence ATGGCTGATAAAGCATTAGTTAAAGATTATATGACTCGGAAAGTTATATGTGTAACTCCTGAAACACCCACATCTGAGTTGGTAGAATTAATGAAAAAAACCCAGCACGATGGTTTTCCTGTTACAGATGACGGCAAACTTGTGGGAATGGTTACATCTTTTGATTTAATTACTAATCCTTCAGCAAAAAAAGTTAAAGAAATAATGTCCACCGATGTCGTGGTAACTCGAGAGAACATGACAATTCATGATGCAGCAAGAGTAATGTTTAGAGAGGGTGTATCACGTTTACCTGTTGTAAATGGAGAAGGAAAGGTTGTGGGTATAATAACCAACACAGATATAATAAGATCACATATTGAAAGATCCACCCCAACAAAAGTTAGCTATTTTAGAAATACATTAAAACAAATTTACAATGTCAAAACTGAAGTTAAAAGAAAAAGAATACCTTTAAAAAAATTGAGGCCTACACAAGGTAAAATATATGCAGATGAATTAAAAGGAAGAACTTATGAACTTAAAAGAGGTCTTGCTGAACCTATAATAGCTGTTAAAACTGGCGATCATTACGTAATTGTAGATGGTCACCATAGAGTAGTTGCAGCTCATAAGTTAGGATATAAAGAGATAGATGCATATGTAATACACCTAGATAAGGATATAAAGCTTGGCATTGAAAAAAGCGCTGATAAAAATAAAATTTATTCAATAGACGACATAGAAGTAATTGATGAAGTACAACATCCTTTAACAACGATAACTACTGTTAAGAGGCGAAAAGATGAAGATACTAAATGA
- a CDS encoding Protein of unknown function DUF504 (COGs: COG1531 conserved hypothetical protein~InterPro IPR007547~KEGG: mth:MTH1281 hypothetical protein~PFAM: Protein of unknown function DUF504~SPTR: O27342 UPF0248 protein MTH_1281~PFAM: Protein of unknown function (DUF504)), producing the protein MAQNIINMLKWHPKYDLSNCKITYIHRGSPGNLKTIKGSEIKNIDRGFIILKNDVAIPYHRIVKVQCKNFVWERK; encoded by the coding sequence ATGGCACAAAATATTATTAACATGCTTAAGTGGCATCCAAAATATGATCTCTCTAATTGCAAAATTACTTATATACATAGAGGTTCCCCAGGAAATTTAAAAACAATAAAAGGTTCAGAAATAAAAAACATCGATAGAGGATTTATAATATTGAAGAATGATGTTGCTATTCCATATCATCGTATAGTTAAAGTTCAATGCAAAAATTTTGTATGGGAGAGGAAGTGA
- a CDS encoding (NiFe) hydrogenase maturation protein HypF (COGs: COG0068 Hydrogenase maturation factor~InterPro IPR017945: IPR001792: IPR006070: IPR004421: IPR 017968: IPR011125~KEGG: mth:MTH1287 transcriptional regulator HypF-like protein~PFAM: SUA5/yciO/yrdC domain; acylphosphatase; zinc finger HypF domain protein~SPTR: O27348 Transcriptional regulator HypF homolog~TIGRFAM: [NiFe] hydrogenase maturation protein HypF~PFAM: HypF finger; yrdC domain; Acylphosphatase~TIGRFAM: [NiFe] hydrogenase maturation protein HypF), which translates to MQHAQIIVEGIVQGVGFRPTIYRLAKHHKLKGYVKNLGNVVEIVVAGKKSNIKNFLKSIEEEKPPLCKIFNIDVKYYDAPLKFDDFKIVKSSKKFYGSSIIPADIATCKDCLEEIDNPKDRRYNYPFTSCTNCGPRFTIIKSLPYDRERTSMDEFPLCDKCLKEYEDPEDRRYHAETTCCPTCGPKVFLWGLDVDDPIKETAKLLDEGYIVAIKGIGGAHIACDATDEDVVKKLRKRLNRPSQPFACMSKDIDTIKKFAIVNENEKETLLSKSRPIVVLKKKEDCAIANSVSPGLHTIGVMLPYSGLHHILFKYLKKEAYVMTSANKPGMPMLIKNRDIIKKLNGIADYFLLHDRKIINRCDDSVIRFRGGKKAFLRRSRGYAPEPYDFSKYCENKNILALGPELDVTFALVKNGKCYVSQHIGNVNNYDVLKFLKSAINRFLSMIKIDSLDVVACDLHPQFLTTKLAQELSQKYSCKLLKVQHHHAHAASLAFDANVDEYICITADGVGYGSDGTVWGGEILHFKGKNFKRMASLIPQKMPGGDLCTYYPARMLLSILKNVYDDEELVDIMDDYKKYFPHGKKEIEIVIKQLNKDFNVNITTSTGRILDSIAVALHICSRRTYEGECAMKLESAAYYGNDGLEITKEIYKTDNRYVLDTSLMLRDVIELLKKGEKRRDIAFAAQKALAEGLAELSVLSAEKAKVDIIGGSGGVFINEAITKTVKEYVENQGYKFVQHENSCPGDGSISLGQAFISCL; encoded by the coding sequence ATGCAACATGCTCAAATCATTGTTGAAGGAATTGTTCAGGGTGTTGGATTTAGACCAACTATATATAGGCTTGCAAAACATCATAAATTAAAAGGTTATGTAAAAAATTTAGGAAATGTTGTTGAAATAGTGGTGGCTGGAAAAAAATCAAATATAAAAAATTTTTTAAAATCTATTGAAGAAGAGAAACCTCCTTTATGCAAAATATTTAATATAGATGTCAAATATTATGATGCACCTCTTAAGTTCGATGATTTCAAAATTGTTAAAAGCTCTAAAAAATTTTATGGTTCATCTATAATTCCCGCAGACATTGCAACTTGTAAAGATTGTTTGGAAGAAATAGATAATCCAAAGGATAGAAGGTACAACTATCCTTTTACAAGTTGCACAAATTGTGGCCCAAGATTTACAATAATAAAATCATTACCATATGATAGAGAAAGAACAAGCATGGATGAATTTCCCTTATGTGATAAATGTTTGAAGGAATATGAAGATCCTGAAGATAGAAGATATCATGCAGAAACTACTTGTTGTCCAACCTGTGGTCCCAAAGTTTTTTTATGGGGATTAGACGTCGATGATCCAATTAAAGAAACTGCCAAACTCCTAGATGAAGGTTATATTGTTGCAATTAAAGGTATTGGTGGAGCCCATATAGCCTGTGATGCTACAGATGAAGATGTGGTAAAAAAATTAAGGAAGAGATTAAATAGACCATCACAACCGTTTGCATGCATGAGTAAAGACATAGATACAATAAAAAAATTTGCAATAGTAAATGAGAATGAAAAGGAAACCTTATTGTCAAAAAGTAGACCAATTGTGGTGTTAAAGAAAAAAGAAGATTGTGCAATTGCAAATTCTGTGTCTCCAGGTCTTCATACTATTGGGGTTATGTTACCTTACTCTGGTCTCCACCATATTTTATTCAAATATCTTAAAAAAGAAGCTTATGTAATGACTTCAGCAAATAAACCAGGCATGCCAATGTTAATAAAAAACAGAGATATTATTAAAAAACTCAATGGAATAGCAGATTATTTCTTACTTCATGATCGTAAAATAATTAATCGTTGTGATGATTCGGTGATAAGGTTTAGAGGTGGTAAGAAAGCATTCTTAAGACGTTCTAGAGGATATGCACCAGAACCATATGATTTTTCAAAATATTGTGAAAATAAAAATATTTTGGCACTTGGACCAGAACTTGACGTAACTTTCGCATTAGTTAAAAATGGAAAATGTTATGTTTCCCAACATATTGGAAATGTCAACAATTATGATGTTTTAAAATTTCTTAAGAGTGCAATAAATAGATTCCTATCTATGATCAAAATAGATTCTTTAGATGTTGTGGCTTGTGATTTACATCCACAATTCCTTACAACTAAACTAGCTCAAGAATTGTCCCAAAAATATTCTTGTAAATTGTTAAAAGTTCAGCATCATCATGCCCATGCTGCTTCTCTTGCCTTTGATGCAAATGTGGATGAATATATATGTATAACTGCAGATGGAGTAGGTTATGGTAGCGATGGTACTGTTTGGGGTGGCGAAATATTACATTTCAAAGGCAAGAATTTTAAGAGGATGGCAAGTTTAATTCCTCAAAAGATGCCTGGTGGAGACCTCTGTACTTATTATCCAGCAAGAATGCTACTTTCAATACTTAAAAACGTTTATGATGACGAGGAACTAGTAGATATTATGGATGATTATAAAAAATATTTCCCACATGGAAAGAAAGAAATTGAGATAGTTATTAAACAATTAAACAAAGATTTTAATGTAAATATAACAACCAGTACTGGACGAATTTTGGATTCGATTGCTGTAGCACTCCATATTTGTAGTCGAAGGACATATGAAGGAGAATGTGCAATGAAACTGGAATCTGCAGCTTACTATGGAAATGATGGATTAGAAATTACAAAAGAAATATATAAAACTGATAATAGATATGTTTTGGATACTTCTTTGATGTTAAGAGATGTTATAGAGTTGCTTAAAAAAGGTGAAAAGCGTCGTGATATTGCATTTGCAGCTCAAAAAGCTTTAGCTGAAGGATTGGCAGAATTATCTGTTTTATCTGCAGAAAAAGCAAAAGTGGATATAATAGGCGGTTCCGGAGGAGTCTTTATAAATGAGGCTATAACAAAAACTGTGAAAGAATATGTAGAAAATCAAGGATATAAATTTGTTCAACATGAAAATTCTTGTCCTGGTGATGGATCAATATCTTTAGGTCAGGCCTTTATTTCTTGTTTATAA
- a CDS encoding aspartyl/glutamyl-tRNA(Asn/Gln) amidotransferase subunit B (COGs: COG0064 Asp-tRNAAsn/Glu-tRNAGln amidotransferase B subunit (PET112 homolog)~InterPro IPR003789: IPR004413: IPR017958: IPR006075: IPR 006107: IPR018027~KEGG: mth:MTH1280 aspartyl/glutamyl-tRNA amidotransferase subunit B~PFAM: GatB region; GatB central domain protein; Asn/Gln amidotransferase~SPTR: O27341 Aspartyl/glutamyl-tRNA(Asn/Gln) amidotransferase subunit B~TIGRFAM: glutamyl-tRNA(Gln) amidotransferase, B subunit~PFAM: GatB/GatE catalytic domain; GatB domain~TIGRFAM: glutamyl-tRNA(Gln) and/or aspartyl-tRNA(Asn) amidotransferase, B subunit): MKCGFEIHIQLKTKSKLFCSCPTNYQDADPNTNVCPVCLNQPGAKPSAPNEKAIESALKIALMLGCKINKGTIYFMRKHYDYPDLPSGYQRTSTPIGYDGELNGIRIREVHLEEDPGQYKPDLGVVDFNRSGIPLIEVVTEPDINSPEEAREFLKELMRVLEYSEDARGEGTMRADVNVSLEGGRRVEIKNINSIKGAYKALKFEIMRQKNLLERGMEVARETRAFLESQMITVPMRMKEEAEDYRYIPDPDLPPMKFDEKYIEKIKQSLPETPSMKVKRFVEQYKISKEDAHVLTSELALANAFEEVAKEINPKFAAQWMREELKRVLSYNNITFAESGITPKQLIELLKMIQNKEITVKAGKKIIEHLPFNKKSPKEIAKELGLLGVIEDEEKILKAVEKAIKDNPKAVNDYHNGKKAALNFLLGQVMKLTKGKVDPQRTMQILKSKVEESK, from the coding sequence ATGAAATGTGGATTTGAAATACACATCCAACTAAAAACAAAATCAAAACTTTTTTGCAGTTGTCCAACAAATTATCAAGACGCAGATCCTAATACAAACGTTTGTCCAGTTTGTTTAAACCAACCAGGAGCAAAACCTTCCGCACCAAATGAAAAAGCTATAGAAAGTGCATTAAAGATAGCTTTAATGCTTGGATGCAAAATAAACAAGGGAACTATATATTTCATGCGTAAACATTATGATTATCCAGATTTACCTTCTGGATATCAGAGGACTTCAACACCTATTGGATATGATGGAGAACTAAATGGTATTAGAATTAGAGAAGTACATCTTGAAGAAGATCCTGGGCAATATAAGCCTGATTTAGGAGTAGTTGATTTTAATCGTTCTGGAATTCCTCTAATAGAGGTAGTTACAGAGCCTGATATAAATTCTCCAGAGGAAGCTAGGGAATTCCTTAAAGAACTTATGAGAGTTTTAGAATACAGTGAGGATGCCAGAGGAGAAGGAACTATGCGTGCAGATGTAAATGTTTCATTGGAAGGTGGTAGAAGAGTAGAGATAAAAAATATAAATTCAATAAAAGGTGCATACAAAGCTTTAAAATTTGAAATTATGAGACAAAAAAATCTTTTAGAGAGAGGCATGGAAGTTGCTAGAGAAACAAGAGCATTTTTAGAATCTCAAATGATAACAGTGCCTATGAGAATGAAAGAAGAAGCTGAAGATTACAGATATATACCAGATCCAGATTTACCCCCAATGAAATTTGATGAAAAGTATATTGAGAAAATAAAACAGAGTTTGCCTGAAACACCATCAATGAAAGTTAAAAGATTTGTAGAGCAATATAAAATATCAAAAGAGGATGCACACGTACTTACTTCAGAACTTGCGTTGGCAAATGCATTTGAAGAAGTTGCAAAGGAAATTAATCCAAAATTTGCAGCACAATGGATGAGAGAAGAGTTGAAGAGAGTTCTTTCATATAATAATATAACTTTTGCTGAGAGTGGTATCACACCAAAACAACTTATAGAATTGTTAAAAATGATACAGAACAAAGAAATAACTGTAAAAGCAGGCAAAAAAATAATTGAGCATCTACCATTTAATAAAAAATCTCCAAAAGAAATAGCAAAAGAATTAGGTCTTTTAGGCGTAATTGAAGATGAAGAAAAAATATTGAAAGCTGTTGAAAAAGCTATTAAAGACAATCCAAAAGCTGTAAATGATTATCATAATGGTAAAAAAGCAGCCTTAAATTTCTTACTTGGACAAGTCATGAAACTTACAAAAGGAAAGGTCGATCCTCAACGAACAATGCAAATATTAAAAAGTAAGGTTGAAGAGTCAAAATAA
- a CDS encoding phosphoribosyl-ATP pyrophosphatase (COGs: COG0140 Phosphoribosyl-ATP pyrophosphohydrolase~InterPro IPR008179~KEGG: mth:MTH1283 phosphoribosyl-AMP cyclohydrolase-like protein~PFAM: phosphoribosyl-ATP pyrophosphohydrolase~SPTR: O27344 Phosphoribosyl-ATP pyrophosphatase~TIGRFAM: phosphoribosyl-ATP diphosphatase~PFAM: Phosphoribosyl-ATP pyrophosphohydrolase~TIGRFAM: phosphoribosyl-ATP pyrophosphohydrolase) has protein sequence MKILNEVYKVLEDRRDNPIDSYSSRLMQDNGKAAEDKILEKIGEECAELIIASKNNENIVEEAADLIFHVLVLLVYKGIKLEELSKEFLRRRR, from the coding sequence ATGAAGATACTAAATGAAGTATATAAAGTGCTTGAAGATAGGCGTGATAACCCTATTGATTCTTATAGTTCACGCTTAATGCAAGATAATGGTAAGGCTGCTGAAGATAAAATATTAGAGAAAATTGGTGAAGAATGTGCAGAATTAATAATAGCATCTAAAAACAATGAAAACATTGTGGAAGAAGCTGCTGATTTGATTTTTCATGTGTTAGTATTACTTGTGTATAAAGGTATAAAACTTGAAGAACTTTCTAAAGAATTTTTAAGGAGAAGAAGGTGA
- a CDS encoding 1-(5-phosphoribosyl)-5-amino-4-imidazole- carboxylate (AIR) carboxylase (COGs: COG1691 NCAIR mutase (PurE)-related protein~InterPro IPR000031: IPR013838~KEGG: mst:Msp_1492 hypothetical protein~PFAM: 1-(5-phosphoribosyl)-5-amino-4-imidazole-carboxylate (AIR) carboxylase~SPTR: Q2NE91 Putative uncharacterized protein~PFAM: AIR carboxylase), protein MREILKKLADGKISIKEAEKLIKSFQIKEIEDLAKFDLGREVRTGIPEVVLSIGKSPEKIAKIIKACGNKGLIITRLNESKYKKIVTKLPKNCEVRYYKEGRVMIVGKHEKVVEGHVGIITGGTADIPVAEEAKIILEEMGCKVSMVYDVGIAGIHRLFRYLRKLIKKNVQLLIVVAGMEGALPSVVAGLVDLPVIAVPTSVGYGAGGKGIAALLSMLQSCVPGVVVVNIDNGFGAAAFALKILKQINSPSSP, encoded by the coding sequence ATGAGAGAAATACTTAAAAAATTAGCAGACGGCAAAATATCTATAAAAGAAGCAGAAAAACTTATAAAATCGTTCCAAATAAAAGAAATAGAAGATTTAGCTAAATTTGATTTAGGTAGGGAGGTAAGAACAGGTATTCCAGAAGTGGTATTGTCAATTGGGAAAAGTCCTGAAAAAATTGCCAAAATAATAAAAGCATGTGGAAATAAAGGATTGATCATAACACGACTCAATGAATCAAAATACAAAAAAATCGTTACAAAATTACCTAAAAATTGTGAAGTAAGGTATTATAAAGAAGGAAGAGTTATGATAGTTGGAAAACATGAAAAAGTGGTAGAAGGTCATGTAGGTATAATTACTGGTGGCACTGCCGATATACCTGTTGCTGAAGAAGCAAAAATAATACTTGAAGAGATGGGTTGTAAAGTGTCTATGGTGTATGATGTAGGGATAGCAGGCATACATAGATTATTTAGATATTTGAGAAAATTAATAAAGAAGAATGTACAACTTTTAATAGTCGTAGCTGGTATGGAAGGCGCATTACCATCTGTTGTCGCAGGTTTAGTTGATTTACCTGTGATTGCTGTCCCAACATCTGTTGGATATGGTGCAGGTGGAAAAGGCATTGCAGCTCTGCTTTCTATGCTCCAATCTTGTGTACCTGGCGTAGTTGTTGTTAATATTGATAATGGTTTTGGAGCTGCGGCTTTTGCATTAAAAATATTAAAACAAATAAATTCACCTTCTTCTCCTTAA
- a CDS encoding transcriptional regulator, ArsR family (COGs: COG1777 transcriptional regulator protein~InterPro IPR001845: IPR011991~KEGG: mth:MTH1288 hypothetical protein~PFAM: regulatory protein ArsR~SMART: regulatory protein ArsR~SPTR: O27349 Putative uncharacterized protein~PFAM: Bacterial regulatory protein, arsR family; ArsR transcriptional regulator) — protein MKIIDAEKILELIGNKTRRKIIELIGKEPCFVSQISQELNVGQKAIIEHLKVLEEAGIVESTFKRVQRGRPRKYYKIRDNIAIKVVISKEDFRVEVSSDTEDEEMTRLKYLEKKAKNGNIEAINEIKQLLERYETLRTEALRILNDIINKK, from the coding sequence ATGAAAATTATAGATGCTGAAAAAATATTGGAGTTAATAGGAAATAAAACTAGACGTAAAATTATAGAGTTAATAGGTAAGGAACCTTGTTTTGTCAGTCAAATCTCGCAGGAGTTAAATGTAGGACAGAAAGCTATAATAGAACACCTGAAGGTATTAGAAGAAGCTGGCATTGTAGAATCTACATTTAAGAGAGTTCAGAGAGGAAGACCTAGAAAATATTACAAGATACGTGACAACATAGCTATAAAGGTTGTAATAAGTAAAGAAGATTTTCGGGTGGAAGTAAGTAGTGATACAGAAGATGAAGAGATGACGAGGTTAAAATACTTAGAAAAAAAAGCAAAAAATGGAAATATAGAAGCAATAAATGAAATTAAACAATTATTAGAAAGATATGAAACTTTGAGAACTGAAGCTTTGAGAATCCTTAACGACATTATAAACAAGAAATAA